A region of Toxorhynchites rutilus septentrionalis strain SRP chromosome 1, ASM2978413v1, whole genome shotgun sequence DNA encodes the following proteins:
- the LOC129762036 gene encoding transcription elongation factor 1 homolog encodes MGRRKSKRKPPPKRKNIEPLDQQFNCPFCNHEKSCEVRMDKSRNSAQITCRVCMEDYQTTINFLSEPVDVYNDWVDACETAN; translated from the coding sequence ATGGGACGCCGTAAGTCGAAGAGAAAGCCGCCACCAAAGCGCAAGAACATCGAACCGCTTGATCAGCAATTCAACTGCCCTTTCTGCAATCacgagaaatcctgcgaggtgAGAATGGACAAAAGTCGAAACTCAGCCCAGATTACCTGCCGGGTGTGTATGGAAGACTATCAGACGACGATCAACTTCCTCTCGGAACCGGTGGATGTGTACAATGACTGGGTGGATGCCTGTGAGACTGCAAATTGA